From Streptomyces sp. HUAS MG91, the proteins below share one genomic window:
- a CDS encoding PIG-L family deacetylase, translated as MKPAPPAAHRRAAARAIDAEGTDEARWLAAGLPDRLPHASLPAGPVVVVAAHPDDEVLGFGGTIAALHSVGTPVHTLCLTDGEASHGAIGPRDASALKDRRRGELRAALAELGAHSAPAHAGLPDTALDRCEDEAARHIGALLDDAGAALLVAPWSNDLHSDHEAAGRAARSAARRSGVTLWSYPVWMWHWAHPQDPRVPWHRAAVLPLSPRALDRKKAALARFTSQLEPRGDHLPPVLPPQEIAHHTRNFETVIL; from the coding sequence ATGAAGCCCGCGCCACCCGCCGCCCACCGTCGGGCGGCCGCACGGGCGATCGACGCCGAGGGCACCGACGAAGCCCGCTGGCTGGCAGCCGGGCTGCCCGATCGCCTGCCCCACGCGAGCCTCCCCGCGGGCCCGGTCGTCGTCGTGGCCGCGCACCCGGACGACGAGGTCCTCGGATTCGGCGGGACGATCGCCGCACTCCACAGCGTCGGAACACCCGTGCACACGCTGTGCCTCACCGACGGCGAGGCGTCCCACGGCGCCATCGGCCCACGGGACGCCAGCGCTCTCAAGGACCGTCGTCGCGGCGAACTGCGCGCCGCGCTGGCGGAGTTGGGTGCCCACAGCGCGCCCGCGCACGCCGGACTCCCCGACACCGCCCTCGATCGCTGCGAGGACGAGGCGGCGCGGCACATCGGCGCGCTGCTGGACGACGCCGGCGCCGCACTCCTTGTCGCGCCCTGGAGCAACGACCTGCACAGCGACCACGAAGCAGCCGGACGCGCCGCCCGGAGCGCCGCGCGTCGCTCCGGCGTCACCCTCTGGTCGTACCCGGTGTGGATGTGGCACTGGGCACATCCCCAGGATCCGCGCGTGCCCTGGCACCGCGCAGCCGTTCTGCCGCTGTCGCCGCGCGCCCTCGACCGCAAGAAGGCCGCGCTCGCCCGGTTCACCAGCCAGCTCGAACCACGAGGCGACCACCTTCCGCCCGTCCTGCCCCCGCAGGAGATCGCCCACCACACCCGGAACTTCGAGACGGTGATCCTTTGA
- a CDS encoding acyl-CoA dehydrogenase family protein has product MSQMSLLSTDDVEAVGGEPARAARLFADFVATSAAEVPLPGVDTPRRLEALAALGRRDLSLARLAEGHLDAVAVLHEIEGTRPTAAQRWGVWAARPPQPVVRATPTAQGWTLDGVKPFCSGARVCTHALVTAEADDGYRLFAVALDQNGVRAVEGTWPALGMAGSDSLDVSFDQAVARPVGDPEDYLRRPGFQHGGIGVAACWLGGAHAVADTLYRRASEGRLNEHAAAHLGAVDIALHAADTVLRQAAADIDADPHDRARQAALRSMRVRAVAAQTCADVLDRVGRATGAGPLCRDEEHARTAADLTVYVRQHHAEGDLAALGHALGDRATEGHTR; this is encoded by the coding sequence ATGTCGCAGATGTCTCTGCTGTCCACCGACGACGTGGAAGCGGTAGGCGGTGAACCGGCGCGGGCCGCCCGGCTCTTCGCCGATTTCGTCGCCACGTCCGCCGCGGAGGTGCCGCTGCCCGGCGTGGACACCCCGCGCCGCCTCGAAGCACTGGCGGCGCTCGGGCGCCGTGACCTGTCGCTGGCGCGCCTGGCCGAGGGACACCTGGACGCGGTGGCCGTCCTGCACGAGATCGAGGGCACGCGTCCCACCGCCGCGCAACGCTGGGGCGTATGGGCGGCGCGGCCGCCGCAGCCGGTCGTCCGGGCCACGCCCACGGCGCAGGGCTGGACGCTCGACGGCGTCAAACCCTTCTGCTCCGGAGCCCGGGTGTGCACGCACGCCCTGGTGACCGCCGAGGCCGACGACGGCTACCGGCTGTTCGCCGTGGCGCTGGACCAGAACGGCGTCCGCGCGGTCGAGGGAACCTGGCCGGCGCTCGGGATGGCCGGCAGCGACAGTCTGGACGTCTCCTTCGACCAGGCAGTGGCCCGCCCGGTGGGGGACCCCGAGGACTACCTGCGACGCCCGGGCTTCCAGCACGGCGGCATCGGTGTCGCGGCGTGCTGGCTCGGCGGGGCGCACGCGGTCGCCGACACCCTGTACCGGCGGGCCAGTGAAGGCCGCCTGAACGAGCACGCCGCGGCCCACCTCGGCGCCGTCGACATCGCCCTGCACGCCGCGGACACCGTCCTGCGGCAAGCCGCCGCCGACATCGACGCCGACCCCCACGACCGGGCGCGGCAGGCAGCCCTGCGCAGCATGCGGGTCCGCGCCGTGGCCGCACAGACCTGCGCCGACGTCCTGGACCGTGTGGGCCGCGCGACCGGCGCCGGTCCGCTGTGCCGCGACGAGGAACACGCACGCACGGCCGCGGACCTCACGGTCTACGTGCGCCAGCACCATGCCGAGGGTGACCTGGCCGCCCTCGGCCACGCGCTCGGCGACCGCGCCACGGAAGGACACACCCGATGA
- a CDS encoding DUF5133 domain-containing protein translates to MITPSPSAVRALLARYAVARFAHEQCPDDGTARALEDITYTLCVMTASRTVAEALAAADALLVREVGPGLRPAPETGREEPAGL, encoded by the coding sequence ATGATCACTCCGTCGCCCTCCGCTGTGCGCGCCCTGCTGGCGCGGTATGCCGTGGCGCGGTTCGCGCACGAGCAGTGCCCCGACGACGGGACCGCCCGCGCGCTCGAGGACATCACCTACACCCTGTGCGTCATGACCGCCTCGCGCACCGTCGCCGAGGCGCTGGCGGCGGCGGATGCCCTGCTGGTGCGAGAGGTGGGACCCGGCCTTCGTCCCGCCCCGGAAACCGGCAGGGAAGAGCCTGCCGGTCTGTGA
- a CDS encoding ANTAR domain-containing protein, translated as MTRVPEATARWVKAVPVRLVRLSGDFDAVSVEALVEPFLGSAPPADERLVLDLTAARLMGTAASRALAAHLRPGAGRTVLLVATPPAARAALATSSAPRPQVYETVEAALAALPELPAAAARALTGTHGSELTQDRFAELQQQVFGLTAKSRSREVIGMAQGIVLERYGLRSPSAAFDLLRVASQHHNVPVRILSAEVVAAGPPAPGRAWFPGLTGRDANAAPRLALLAGGDLDAGDFKQVLRTVVSRAATLADADAVEVHLPYAALGRALILEGHAGLEAEYRNEVAEVKDPLSLPVLVHAKAQTVYVADLATDLNVGTSPAGRAALAAGSRALLGVPALHDDRVGAGVITVHHRRPGHRLPDGRRTALESLAGELAMWLSWYRRAVVLSALEHLHTRASWPRPGSRG; from the coding sequence GTGACCCGTGTTCCGGAGGCGACGGCCCGGTGGGTGAAGGCGGTTCCCGTGCGGCTCGTGCGCCTCTCCGGAGACTTCGACGCGGTGAGCGTCGAGGCTCTGGTGGAACCCTTCCTCGGATCGGCGCCGCCCGCCGATGAACGGCTGGTGCTTGATCTGACGGCGGCCCGGCTGATGGGCACGGCGGCCTCACGCGCCCTGGCGGCGCATCTGCGTCCGGGTGCCGGCCGCACCGTACTGCTGGTGGCGACGCCCCCGGCGGCGCGGGCGGCGCTCGCCACGTCGTCGGCGCCCAGGCCTCAGGTGTACGAGACCGTGGAGGCGGCTCTCGCGGCCCTGCCGGAGCTGCCCGCCGCCGCGGCCCGGGCGCTGACGGGAACGCACGGGTCCGAACTGACGCAGGACAGGTTCGCCGAGCTGCAACAGCAGGTGTTCGGGTTGACCGCCAAGTCCCGCAGCAGAGAGGTGATCGGCATGGCGCAGGGAATCGTGCTCGAGCGCTACGGACTCCGCTCCCCGTCCGCGGCGTTCGACCTGCTGCGCGTGGCCTCCCAGCACCACAACGTGCCGGTGCGGATCCTCTCCGCGGAAGTGGTCGCCGCCGGGCCGCCGGCACCGGGCCGGGCCTGGTTCCCGGGCCTGACGGGACGGGACGCGAACGCCGCCCCGCGGCTGGCCCTCCTCGCCGGCGGCGACCTGGACGCGGGCGACTTCAAGCAGGTCCTGCGGACCGTGGTGTCCCGGGCAGCCACGCTGGCGGACGCGGACGCCGTCGAAGTGCATCTGCCGTACGCGGCGTTGGGCAGAGCGCTGATCCTGGAGGGGCACGCAGGACTGGAGGCGGAGTACCGCAACGAGGTCGCCGAGGTGAAGGATCCGCTGTCCCTTCCCGTCCTTGTGCACGCCAAGGCGCAGACCGTGTACGTGGCGGACCTCGCCACCGATCTGAACGTCGGGACGTCACCGGCGGGACGGGCGGCGCTCGCCGCGGGAAGCCGCGCCCTGCTGGGCGTGCCGGCCCTCCACGACGACCGTGTCGGCGCGGGTGTGATCACCGTCCATCACCGCCGGCCGGGGCACCGGCTGCCCGACGGCCGGAGGACGGCACTGGAATCGCTGGCCGGGGAGCTCGCGATGTGGCTCTCCTGGTACCGGCGGGCCGTCGTCCTGAGCGCCCTGGAACACCTGCACACCCGGGCCTCGTGGCCGCGGCCCGGGTCGCGCGGCTGA
- a CDS encoding STAS domain-containing protein yields MATHLTLTPSRRPDGIVVLTAVGEIDMSNTTDLAALLDSTPGPLVLDLTAVEYLDSAGLSVLFPHAERLELISNPLLDPVLTVSGLSDLTTTHPAG; encoded by the coding sequence ATGGCCACACACCTCACGCTCACACCCAGCCGCCGACCCGACGGGATCGTCGTCCTGACCGCCGTCGGCGAGATCGACATGAGCAACACGACCGACCTGGCCGCTCTGCTCGACAGCACGCCGGGCCCGCTCGTGCTCGACCTCACAGCCGTCGAGTACCTCGACAGCGCAGGCCTGAGCGTGCTCTTCCCGCACGCCGAACGCCTCGAACTGATCAGCAACCCCCTCCTGGATCCGGTCCTGACCGTCTCGGGCCTGTCCGACCTCACCACCACCCATCCCGCCGGCTGA